The segment CCGGTAGCACGACGGTATTGTTTGCAGGAAAGTCAAAACCGGTTCCGGTGACAAGGCTGTATTGCGCTTGCGGCTCGAACTACAGCGCGGCCAGCTGTGCCAGCGATGGCGCGTAGAAATAGCTGCCGCTGACCGGCTTAGTAAAACGCAACATCGCATCAAACTTGCCATCCGCCTCACCAAACATACTCAACAACTGACGCTCTATATTATAAAGCGTGGCGCAGTAGGCGAGAAAAAACAGCCCGCTGGCGCCGCTGGCTGTGCCCCAGGGCAAACTCTGACGCAAAATCTTCAACCCTTTGCCCTCTTCCTTAAGGTCTACGCGGGACACGTGGGAGGTCGCAGGGCGGGCATCTCCCTCCAACTCCTCGTCGGTCACCTTGCTGCGGCCAATAATCTGCTCCTGCTTACTCACCGGCAGGCGATTAAACATTTTCAAATTATGCTCCCAGCGCTGGCTGAAGACATAACTTCCCCCCGCGTTCTCGCCCGCATCAATAATTGCTACGCGCTGGCGCTGCTCCCCTTTTGGATTCTCCGTACCGTCAACAAACCCGCTCAAATCACGATCTTCAAGACAGCGGAAGCCGTGCGTCTCTTCCTCTACGTGCCAGGCTTCACCAAAAGCGCTCATCGCCGCCTGGGCCAGACTGAAATTCACATCGTGACGTGCGGACTGGATGTGGATCAGAATATCGCGCTGGGTGGCTGGCGCGATACCCTTGCCCAGCGGCAGGAAATCCTTAAGTTCATCCACGGAATGGGAGGGGTTCAGATCGCGCCATAGAGCGCTGCCAAAGGCAATAACCGCACCGAGTGCGGCATCCGGGAAACGCTGCTGAAGCTGCAATAGCTGGTGCGAAAACGCCCCGCAGGCCTGGCGGATATCCGCCAGATCACCCCGCACGGTCGCTTCAAGATAAATGGCAAAACGGCAGTGTTCGGGCAAAATGCCGCTCTGAAACTGGGACATCCGGTAATTCTCCCTGGTAAATTGTCTGCAACAGGCGCTGGCAGACAGTTTACCCGGATTTTTACGCGGTACGCTTTTTGTCAGTAAAAATTGTACTGTCTTTTGATTCTACTCAAAAAAGGGGAAAGTTAGCTGCGCCAGATTATTTTGCTGATAGTCCATTTTTTCAATGTATCATCCGCTGGCATCAGGCCTTCAGGACCGTGCCACTCTCCGCGAAACAGATAGCTGATATGCTGACTGCCGGGAGCCTTACATTCCACGCCATCGGCGTCACTACCAGTGCCCTTCTGGCAGACGTTAAAGGCCTTGCTATAAAGGTCACTAAACGGCGTGCCGATTTTTTTTCCGTCAGCGGTAGCAATATCACTATCCATGACGTCAATGCGGGAAATCGTGGTATTACCGGTCACTTCAACTTTGACCTGTTTCTCTTTAACCGCCTGGAAGAAGGTGACCACTCCACCATTTTCGCCGCGCATGCCTTTACGCACCTCATAGTTTCCGCTCAGGCCATCGCTAATAGCCGCGTCATTCATTGCGGTAGCGCCGCTCAGGCCGCCTACGCCCTGCTCCGTTACCTCGGGTGAAGAACCGAACCAGTGCCATGGAGCCAGACTTGACCAGGAGTAGGTCAGCGGATTCCACCAGGTGGCTCCGCTGCTGGACTCTGAAGAGGATCCGCTGCTGGCGCAGCCAGTCAGAACCAGAGCAATGGCAAGAAGCGCCGGGCGAACAGTTTTCATTACAACTCCTGAGATAATCAAAAACGACTAGTGCTATGAGTGCCGATCGGCGAAAAAGTTTTATACCGTGTTTCCAGCATGACCCTTAAAACCTGGTATACGGGTTTGCAGGCCAGAATGAAGCGGGTTTAGCCTGCGTTCAGGGCCGGGTCAAAACAGTCATGCAGACGCTGATTCAGCCACAGATAGCACAGCGCGAGCAGATCGAAGCCGCTAAAAATGATCGCCAGCGGTGAGAGATCGTCTTCGCCCAGCCAGAGGGTTATGCCCTGCACCAGCAATGTGGTTAACAACGTCAGGCATAGCACGCCGCGCCAGGTGCGCCATAGGCGGGGAAACCGTTGGCGATACCCGGTCAGCAGCAGTCCCAGTGCGGCAGGAACGCCCAGGCCCAGCCCGGTCCAGAATACCCGGGAGTCAGGATAAAACAGCTCAAGAAGAGAAGTGCTCTGCTGCTTCGAGGCCGCCGCCGCCGCGAACAGAACCCATGTTCGCGCCTGCAACAGCAAAACGGCCCAGAAACCCAGCGGTAGCGTCAGCTGACCTTTAGCATCGTAATCATCGGGAGAGTACGTGTGGATCACCTGTTCAGCCCCTCCGACCAATCGCGGGTAAGCTTCTTGCTTAACAAAATATTAGTACTCACGATCTTCAATCAGACGTTTACCGAGCAATACGCTGTCCTGCATTTCGTAATCGAGCTTTTCATAAAAGCCCAGCACCGCATCATTTTCCTCGCGCACCATCACGTTGATTTTCGGGCAGCCGCGCGCAATCAGTTTCTTCTCCAGACGGTTGATCAACGCATTGGCAAAGCCACGCCCCTGATAGTCAGGATGAACCCCCAAATAATACGCAGATCCCCGATGACCGTCGTAGCCCCCCATCAGCGTACCGACAATCTCACCGCCAACGACTGCCACCAGAAAAAGGTCGGGATCGTGATTAAGCTTTCTTTCGATATCCATTTCAGGATCGTTCCATGGTCGTAACAAATCACACCGCTCCCAAAGCGTAATGACTTCTTCAAAATCGTCCTGGCTGAAAACGCGGATTTCCATGGCGTTGCCCCTGATGTTAATAATAATTTGCTGATTATCACGCTTTCTTCTGCCGGTGCAAGTCTGCAATCCCTGCAAACCGCAAAAAAGCGACGCTGCATAAGTAGCTGGCTGAAATAAAAAGTAAAAAGTTGCAATAGTTCCCTTCTCGCTCTGGCCCTATTGTTACGATATAACAACAGGCAAATTGTGCCCCGAGGACGCAGTAATGACTAAATTCGGCCTGATGACCCCCTTAACGACCCGCCGCCAGCTGCTGCTTTCCGGCCTGGCGCTGGCCCTGCTGGCCCGAAACCCGGCCAGCGCAAAAGAAGAGCCGCTGCCCAAATCAGCCTTGCGCAACGGCCGCGCGCATACTCCGGCCCCGCCTGCGGCAGCGGGTAAGAAAATTGTCATGATTGATCCGGGTCACGGCGGCATTGATTCCGGCGCCGTCGGTGAAGAGGGGTCAGAAGAGAAGCACGTGGTGCTGGAGATCGCTAATCATATCCGTCAGATGCTGAGCAGCCACCCCCATATCGAAGCCCGACTGACAAGGGAAAGCGACCATTTTATTCCGCTCGGCGAGCGGGTAGAGATAGCCCATCAGCACGGCGCGAACCTGTTTATGTCCATCCACGCGGATGGTTTCACCAGCCCGGATGCCAACGGTGCATCGGTATTTGCGCTGTCGAATCGCGGTGCCAGCAGCAGCATGGCACGTTATCTCTCCAAAAGAGAAAACGCCGCAGATGAGGTGGGCGGCGTTAAGTCGTCGCAAAAAGATCATTATCTGCAGCAGGTGCTGTTCGACCTGGTACAAACGGATACCATCAAAAACAGCCTGACGCTGGGCAAGCACGTACTGAACCAAATTCGTCCGGTACACCATCTGCACAGCCAGCATACCGAGCAGGCGGCCTTTGCCGTGCTGAAGTCGCCGTCGATCCCATCGGTACTGGTGGAAACGTCCTTTATCACCAACCCTTCGGAAGAGCGGCTGCTGGGCAGCACGGCGTTTCGCCAGAAAATTGCCAGTGCCATTGTTGGCGGCATTATCAGCTACTTTAATGAGTTTGATGCCAATAACCGCCGCCCATAAAAAACGAATATGACGTATACTGCGCGCGTTATTTTTTAATGCAGGCTAAGCCATGAACGCACCCGATATTGCCCAGGTTAAACAGTTTTTACTGAGTTTACAGGATCGTATTTGTCATCAGCTGGCACAGGCTGACGGTAGCGCCCGGTTTGAAGAAGATAGCTGGACGCGCGAAGGTGGCGGCGGTGGACGCAGTCGGGTATTGCGCAAAGGCGCTATTTTTGAGCAGGCCGGGGTGAATTTCTCCCACGTTCATGGCGATATGATGCCAGCCTCTGCCACGGCGCACCGCCCCGAGCTGGCGGGCCGAAGTTTTGAAGCAATGGGCGTGTCGCTGGTTATCCACCCGGAAAACCCTTACGTGCCTACCAGTCATGCTAACGTGCGCTTTTTTATCGCCGAGAAGCCGGGTGCCGAGCCGGTATGGTGGTTTGGCGGCGGCTTTGATATGACGCCCTACTATGGTTTCACAGAGG is part of the Erwinia sp. HDF1-3R genome and harbors:
- a CDS encoding Dyp-type peroxidase — its product is MSQFQSGILPEHCRFAIYLEATVRGDLADIRQACGAFSHQLLQLQQRFPDAALGAVIAFGSALWRDLNPSHSVDELKDFLPLGKGIAPATQRDILIHIQSARHDVNFSLAQAAMSAFGEAWHVEEETHGFRCLEDRDLSGFVDGTENPKGEQRQRVAIIDAGENAGGSYVFSQRWEHNLKMFNRLPVSKQEQIIGRSKVTDEELEGDARPATSHVSRVDLKEEGKGLKILRQSLPWGTASGASGLFFLAYCATLYNIERQLLSMFGEADGKFDAMLRFTKPVSGSYFYAPSLAQLAAL
- a CDS encoding RpoE-regulated lipoprotein; the encoded protein is MKTVRPALLAIALVLTGCASSGSSSESSSGATWWNPLTYSWSSLAPWHWFGSSPEVTEQGVGGLSGATAMNDAAISDGLSGNYEVRKGMRGENGGVVTFFQAVKEKQVKVEVTGNTTISRIDVMDSDIATADGKKIGTPFSDLYSKAFNVCQKGTGSDADGVECKAPGSQHISYLFRGEWHGPEGLMPADDTLKKWTISKIIWRS
- a CDS encoding DUF2919 domain-containing protein; this encodes MIHTYSPDDYDAKGQLTLPLGFWAVLLLQARTWVLFAAAAASKQQSTSLLELFYPDSRVFWTGLGLGVPAALGLLLTGYRQRFPRLWRTWRGVLCLTLLTTLLVQGITLWLGEDDLSPLAIIFSGFDLLALCYLWLNQRLHDCFDPALNAG
- a CDS encoding GNAT family acetyltransferase, producing MEIRVFSQDDFEEVITLWERCDLLRPWNDPEMDIERKLNHDPDLFLVAVVGGEIVGTLMGGYDGHRGSAYYLGVHPDYQGRGFANALINRLEKKLIARGCPKINVMVREENDAVLGFYEKLDYEMQDSVLLGKRLIEDREY
- the amiA gene encoding N-acetylmuramoyl-L-alanine amidase AmiA, producing MTKFGLMTPLTTRRQLLLSGLALALLARNPASAKEEPLPKSALRNGRAHTPAPPAAAGKKIVMIDPGHGGIDSGAVGEEGSEEKHVVLEIANHIRQMLSSHPHIEARLTRESDHFIPLGERVEIAHQHGANLFMSIHADGFTSPDANGASVFALSNRGASSSMARYLSKRENAADEVGGVKSSQKDHYLQQVLFDLVQTDTIKNSLTLGKHVLNQIRPVHHLHSQHTEQAAFAVLKSPSIPSVLVETSFITNPSEERLLGSTAFRQKIASAIVGGIISYFNEFDANNRRP